In a single window of the bacterium genome:
- a CDS encoding (2Fe-2S)-binding protein, protein MDKEDIIICRCEDVSLKEIRKAISDGYTDFEELKRFLRVGMGPCGGRTCLPIIRKELAKYLKKEINELELPSKRPPTQVTTFSAIAKGSERGQE, encoded by the coding sequence ATGGATAAAGAAGATATTATTATTTGTAGATGCGAAGATGTATCGTTGAAGGAGATAAGGAAGGCTATTTCCGATGGCTATACCGATTTTGAGGAACTTAAAAGATTTCTTAGGGTAGGTATGGGGCCTTGTGGAGGTAGAACCTGTCTTCCAATAATTCGCAAAGAGCTTGCAAAGTATCTCAAGAAGGAGATAAACGAATTGGAATTACCATCTAAAAGGCCTCCAACTCAAGTTACTACTTTTTCAGCAATTGCTAAAGGAAGTGAAAGGGGGCAAGAATGA